The Actinomycetota bacterium genome window below encodes:
- a CDS encoding 2-oxoacid:acceptor oxidoreductase subunit alpha produces MDYSIMIGGQAGQGLQTIGSVLAKLFSRSGFHVFTHQDYMSRIRGGHNFYQVRFSDHPLSSSRSLVDILIALDKTTVEEHRDSMAPGGFIVYDPDTVKEDYEGEGFLGVPFRKIAMDAAGNRLMENTVAVGAALGMLGMGLKTLDELLTETFARKGREVVDQNLVAAKAGADFARENCGDCRFAVPGTTATAPRRMLLDGTAAVGLGALMSGCRFYAAYPMTPSTGVMNFMADQSRKHSLVVEQAEDEIAAINMAIGASFAGVRSMTGTAGGGFALMVEGLSLAAMTETPVVIFVGQRPAPATGFPTRTEQGDLLNLAHASHGEFPRIVLAPGSPEQAFYLTGKAFDLAEKYQVPAFILSDQYLADTEWTLDGLDPGKINYQDYRVRAGDLEKMEIYRRHAYTETGISPLAEPGASRHLVVTDSDEHDEDGHLVEDAETRNRMVDKRLLRKLPLIRDEISPPLLHGAENPETVVCGWGSTYGVMKEAVDQLSESASIAMLHFSEILPFPGTKVFDYLEVLRSAKNTVCVENNATSQFARLMRAETGFEFGSHVNRYDGRPFLLDELLEELGNPSADVPEEGEAGV; encoded by the coding sequence ATGGACTACTCGATCATGATAGGCGGGCAGGCGGGCCAGGGTCTCCAGACCATCGGCAGTGTGCTGGCAAAGCTGTTCAGCCGTTCCGGGTTTCATGTATTCACCCACCAGGATTACATGTCCCGCATCCGCGGCGGCCACAATTTCTACCAGGTCAGGTTTTCCGACCACCCGTTAAGTTCTTCAAGAAGCCTCGTCGATATCCTCATCGCCCTGGACAAGACCACGGTGGAAGAACATCGCGATTCCATGGCGCCCGGCGGTTTCATCGTCTACGACCCGGACACGGTAAAGGAAGACTATGAAGGCGAAGGATTTCTCGGAGTCCCTTTCAGAAAGATCGCAATGGACGCTGCGGGCAATCGCCTGATGGAAAACACTGTGGCCGTCGGAGCAGCCCTGGGAATGCTCGGCATGGGACTGAAGACCCTTGATGAACTGCTTACCGAGACTTTCGCCCGCAAGGGCCGGGAAGTGGTCGACCAGAACCTTGTAGCAGCGAAGGCCGGAGCCGACTTCGCCAGGGAAAATTGCGGAGATTGCAGGTTCGCTGTACCAGGAACCACAGCAACCGCTCCCAGGCGCATGCTGCTGGATGGCACGGCCGCCGTCGGCCTGGGAGCCCTCATGAGCGGCTGCCGTTTCTATGCCGCCTATCCCATGACGCCCTCTACCGGCGTCATGAACTTCATGGCCGACCAGAGCCGTAAGCATAGTCTGGTGGTCGAACAGGCCGAAGACGAGATAGCCGCGATCAACATGGCCATCGGCGCCTCGTTCGCCGGGGTGCGATCGATGACCGGCACTGCCGGTGGCGGCTTCGCCCTGATGGTGGAGGGCCTGTCCCTGGCCGCCATGACCGAGACGCCGGTGGTTATCTTCGTCGGCCAGCGCCCGGCGCCGGCAACAGGCTTTCCCACCCGCACCGAACAGGGCGACCTGCTCAATCTGGCGCATGCGTCGCACGGCGAGTTCCCGCGTATCGTCCTCGCCCCCGGAAGCCCCGAACAGGCCTTTTACCTGACCGGGAAGGCCTTCGACCTGGCCGAGAAATACCAGGTGCCCGCCTTCATCCTCTCGGACCAGTATCTTGCGGACACTGAGTGGACCCTGGACGGGCTGGACCCCGGCAAAATCAACTATCAGGATTACCGGGTGCGCGCGGGCGACCTCGAAAAGATGGAGATTTACAGACGCCACGCGTATACCGAAACCGGCATCTCCCCACTGGCGGAGCCCGGCGCTTCCCGCCACCTGGTTGTGACCGACAGCGACGAACACGATGAGGACGGCCACCTGGTAGAGGACGCAGAGACGCGAAACCGCATGGTCGACAAGCGCCTGCTCCGGAAGCTGCCGCTGATACGCGACGAGATCTCGCCGCCACTGCTCCATGGCGCCGAGAATCCGGAGACAGTGGTCTGCGGCTGGGGCTCCACCTATGGCGTCATGAAGGAAGCGGTCGATCAGCTGAGCGAATCCGCAAGCATCGCCATGCTGCACTTCAGCGAGATCCTGCCGTTCCCAGGCACAAAAGTTTTCGATTATCTCGAGGTGCTGCGAAGCGCGAAGAATACAGTCTGCGTCGAGAACAACGCCACTTCGCAGTTCGCCCGGCTGATGCGGGCAGAGACCGGTTTCGAGTTCGGCTCCCATGTCAACAGATATGACGGGCGGCCCTTCCTGCTGGACGAACTGCTGGAAGAGCTTGGGAATCCGTCAGCAGATGTTCCGGAAGAAGGTGAAGCCGGTGTCTGA
- a CDS encoding FAD/NAD(P)-binding protein, which produces MSEMLPRDGAPPLDEYVPSQARVLETRELAPGIRHFILEFVDPGLNKAFSFCSGQFLQVSLLGIGEAPISICSPPTKSDTFELCVREAGNLTRALHRLRPGDTLWVRGPYGQGFPLAEMAGRDLVFVGGGIGLAPLRSAIDCAVCLNEEFGELTVLYGARNPENLLFTDEYDSWRQQGRVEVIVDEAPPEWQGRTGMITALFDVVELKPANTSVLICGPPVMFSFVLGRLKELGFEDKDIFISLERHMRCGVGKCEHCVVESFYTCRQGPVLSIDQIRGISSALR; this is translated from the coding sequence ATGTCTGAGATGCTTCCACGCGACGGAGCACCACCGCTCGACGAATACGTGCCCAGCCAGGCACGGGTGCTGGAGACGCGCGAACTGGCGCCGGGTATCCGCCATTTCATACTGGAATTCGTCGACCCCGGTCTGAATAAGGCATTCTCCTTCTGCAGCGGCCAGTTTCTGCAGGTCTCGCTCCTGGGTATCGGCGAAGCGCCTATCTCCATCTGCTCTCCACCGACGAAGAGCGATACTTTCGAACTTTGCGTCCGCGAGGCGGGCAATCTCACCAGAGCCCTGCACCGGCTGCGTCCTGGCGATACGCTCTGGGTCAGAGGCCCGTACGGCCAGGGTTTCCCACTGGCGGAAATGGCCGGCCGCGACCTGGTCTTCGTCGGCGGCGGCATCGGCCTGGCGCCGCTCCGGAGTGCGATTGACTGCGCTGTCTGCCTTAACGAGGAGTTCGGTGAACTCACCGTGCTTTACGGGGCTCGCAATCCGGAGAACCTGCTGTTCACCGACGAATATGACTCCTGGCGGCAACAGGGACGGGTGGAGGTCATCGTCGACGAGGCGCCGCCCGAGTGGCAGGGCCGGACAGGAATGATCACAGCACTGTTTGACGTTGTCGAACTAAAGCCCGCAAACACATCGGTACTGATCTGCGGTCCGCCGGTCATGTTCAGTTTCGTTTTGGGACGGCTCAAGGAGCTCGGTTTTGAAGATAAGGATATTTTCATATCGCTCGAGCGCCACATGCGTTGCGGTGTCGGCAAGTGCGAGCATTGTGTGGTCGAGAGTTTCTACACCTGCAGGCAGGGGCCGGTGCTCTCCATTGACCAGATCAGGGGGATATCATCGGCGCTGAGATGA
- a CDS encoding MMPL family transporter, translating into MRPSITALADVAYRRRWWFLVIWLAVLAASAVFAPRLSEVAKGGGFDLAESESWRAADILQNQFGRGYRRSVQILYRHPTLDVNDPRYRDELTRSLDRVSDSTGAASRITYYDSGLPNMVSADGSTTYALLSYSGTEENIQPLIPQIREEVSRDNELETHVIGGPAIDYDMERTSEADLIRAETYSLPLILIILLLVFGTAIAALLPLILGVASVSLTLSLLFALGHLLPLSVFARNIVTMVGLGLGVDYCLFIVYRFREELAVTDSVRDALRSTLDTAGRAVVFSGAAVVVGLAMLTLFSFVFMRSLGIGGMLVAAISVLLAITLLPALLAILRSKVNSARLIPGRYLLAGGGRFWHFWSRMVMRRPVIFLVISMAILLALALPVRSMKAGAPGIDNLSPESDSRIGVELFAEKWGVGEISPIYIVVDAGEDNAVWRADFRERLAEIGRRLEEDPRVARVESIAGLKLPAELPRNPLELQELVRAEPVTAAQAFSMVDIEGGSGTTMMRVITTTEPKDAETKQLVRDIRGGILPQVGFSEGTEVLVGGGPAEAVDFTDKLASSFPYLMGAVLVITYVVLLLLFRSVILPLKAIFMNLLSVSAAFGVLVLVFQEGWGESLLGFTSPGGIIPFVPVILFAVLFGLSMDYEVFLLSRMKEEYERSGDNEEAVAFGLEKTGRIITSAALIMIAVFGAFAFTDSIIIKEFGVGLAVSIFLDATIVRIIVVPATMKLLGKWNWWLPAWLDRLLPDLGLKH; encoded by the coding sequence ATGCGTCCATCGATAACAGCCCTCGCAGATGTCGCCTACCGGAGGCGCTGGTGGTTTCTGGTCATCTGGCTGGCGGTTCTGGCAGCAAGCGCCGTTTTTGCGCCACGGCTTTCAGAGGTCGCCAAAGGCGGCGGTTTTGACCTGGCTGAGAGTGAGTCGTGGCGAGCGGCGGACATTCTGCAGAACCAGTTCGGCCGTGGCTACAGGCGTTCGGTCCAGATCCTGTACCGGCATCCCACGCTCGATGTCAACGACCCCCGTTATCGCGATGAGCTGACCCGGTCGCTCGACCGTGTCTCTGATTCAACCGGGGCGGCCAGCCGGATAACATATTACGACAGTGGACTGCCCAACATGGTCAGCGCCGATGGCAGCACCACCTATGCGTTGCTGAGCTATTCCGGCACGGAAGAGAACATCCAGCCGCTGATTCCGCAGATACGCGAGGAGGTCTCGCGGGATAACGAACTCGAGACCCACGTGATCGGCGGCCCGGCGATCGACTACGACATGGAGCGGACCAGCGAAGCCGACCTCATCAGGGCGGAGACCTACAGCCTGCCGCTCATCCTGATCATACTTCTGCTCGTCTTCGGTACAGCGATCGCTGCGCTGTTGCCGCTGATCCTCGGTGTGGCCAGCGTCTCTCTCACACTATCACTGCTGTTCGCGCTCGGGCATCTGCTGCCGCTTTCTGTATTCGCCCGCAACATCGTCACCATGGTCGGCCTGGGGCTCGGAGTCGATTACTGCCTGTTCATCGTCTACCGATTTCGCGAAGAGCTGGCTGTCACTGATTCAGTCCGTGACGCGCTCAGGTCGACCCTCGATACAGCCGGCCGGGCTGTTGTCTTTTCGGGTGCCGCAGTCGTGGTCGGCCTTGCCATGCTCACCCTGTTCAGCTTCGTCTTCATGCGCTCCCTCGGTATCGGCGGCATGCTGGTCGCGGCCATCTCGGTGCTGCTGGCCATAACCCTGCTGCCGGCGTTATTGGCAATATTGAGGAGCAAAGTCAATTCAGCTCGGCTTATCCCGGGGCGTTACCTCCTGGCCGGCGGCGGCAGATTCTGGCATTTCTGGAGCCGCATGGTGATGCGGCGACCCGTGATCTTCCTGGTCATATCCATGGCGATATTGCTGGCGCTGGCTCTGCCAGTCCGCTCGATGAAGGCGGGGGCTCCCGGGATAGACAACCTGTCGCCCGAGAGCGACTCCCGTATCGGCGTCGAGCTGTTTGCCGAGAAGTGGGGCGTCGGCGAGATATCGCCCATATATATAGTGGTCGATGCAGGCGAAGACAACGCTGTCTGGCGCGCGGACTTTCGCGAAAGACTCGCCGAGATCGGCAGGCGGCTGGAAGAAGATCCCCGGGTAGCCCGCGTGGAGTCGATTGCCGGCCTGAAGCTGCCGGCGGAGCTTCCCCGGAATCCCCTGGAGCTGCAGGAGCTTGTCCGCGCCGAGCCGGTGACGGCGGCCCAGGCGTTCAGCATGGTTGACATAGAGGGTGGCAGTGGTACAACCATGATGCGGGTCATCACCACTACCGAGCCCAAGGACGCGGAGACCAAGCAGCTGGTGCGGGACATCCGCGGCGGCATCCTGCCCCAGGTCGGCTTTTCTGAGGGGACCGAAGTCCTTGTCGGCGGCGGCCCGGCTGAGGCCGTCGATTTCACCGACAAGCTGGCCAGCTCATTCCCGTATCTTATGGGGGCGGTGCTGGTGATCACTTACGTGGTCCTGCTTCTGCTTTTCCGTTCCGTGATCCTGCCGCTTAAGGCGATATTCATGAACCTGCTTTCAGTATCCGCCGCCTTCGGGGTGCTGGTACTGGTCTTCCAGGAAGGCTGGGGCGAGAGCCTTCTGGGTTTCACTTCTCCCGGCGGCATCATCCCCTTCGTGCCGGTCATCCTTTTTGCCGTGCTCTTCGGTCTCAGCATGGACTACGAGGTCTTCCTGCTCTCAAGGATGAAGGAAGAGTATGAACGTTCTGGAGATAACGAGGAGGCAGTTGCCTTCGGGCTGGAAAAGACCGGCAGGATCATCACTTCAGCGGCGCTGATCATGATCGCTGTGTTCGGCGCCTTCGCCTTCACCGACTCGATCATCATCAAGGAGTTCGGCGTTGGTCTTGCGGTATCGATCTTCCTGGATGCCACCATAGTCAGGATCATCGTGGTGCCGGCGACGATGAAACTCCTTGGGAAATGGAACTGGTGGCTGCCGGCGTGGCTCGACCGGCTGTTGCCCGACCTGGGACTCAAGCACTGA
- the pyrE gene encoding orotate phosphoribosyltransferase produces the protein MTDTKTLLDRLSTLLVEKAYLRGDFILTSGKHSDHYFDCKRVTLDAEGLSVASELLVEKLRAADISAIGGLAIGADPIVAGTVVASWRLGYPVQGFIVRKEPKKHGTSKWIEGSIETGARVAIVDDVVTSGGSIIKAIESARAEGLEPVVAYTIVDREEGGAEKIEQEGGVPLEALVRYSELPI, from the coding sequence ATGACTGATACGAAAACGCTTCTTGACAGACTTAGCACCCTGCTGGTTGAGAAAGCATACCTCAGAGGGGATTTTATCCTCACTTCAGGCAAGCACAGTGACCATTACTTCGACTGCAAAAGGGTGACCCTGGACGCCGAAGGGTTGTCGGTGGCATCCGAGCTCCTGGTGGAAAAACTCCGCGCCGCAGATATCAGCGCCATCGGCGGACTGGCCATAGGCGCCGACCCGATCGTCGCCGGCACCGTAGTCGCGAGCTGGCGGCTGGGATATCCGGTACAGGGTTTCATAGTCCGCAAAGAACCAAAGAAGCACGGCACCAGTAAATGGATCGAGGGCTCGATCGAGACCGGCGCCCGCGTCGCAATCGTCGACGACGTCGTCACCAGCGGCGGCTCGATCATCAAGGCAATCGAGAGCGCCCGCGCCGAGGGTCTGGAGCCGGTCGTCGCCTATACCATCGTCGACCGGGAGGAAGGCGGCGCCGAGAAGATCGAGCAGGAAGGCGGCGTCCCCCTGGAGGCACTGGTGAGATACAGCGAACTGCCTATCTGA
- a CDS encoding metal-sensitive transcriptional regulator, translating into MDSGIRLKLTRDPSLLHQGKVIAAVAKTDIEKVLNRLRRIEGQVRGLQRMISEDKRCEDVLTQLAATRAALDRVGVYLISHRMKECLKHSSEEMGLDDVAVEEAFEIFMKYIQHVK; encoded by the coding sequence TTGGATTCCGGTATCCGCCTGAAACTGACCAGAGATCCGTCTCTCCTCCATCAAGGCAAGGTGATCGCTGCGGTTGCGAAAACAGATATAGAGAAGGTATTAAACAGGCTTCGTCGCATAGAGGGCCAGGTGCGGGGGTTGCAGCGCATGATCTCAGAGGACAAGCGCTGCGAAGATGTTCTGACACAGCTTGCCGCCACCAGGGCGGCTCTCGATCGCGTCGGCGTCTACCTCATCAGCCATCGTATGAAGGAATGCCTCAAGCACAGTTCCGAAGAGATGGGCCTCGACGATGTGGCAGTGGAAGAAGCTTTCGAGATATTCATGAAGTACATCCAGCATGTGAAATGA
- a CDS encoding archaemetzincin family Zn-dependent metalloprotease yields MKPSLLITIFDDDPENGGFGGIAKLLEALGEAATRAFGFAVSQGSPEPLPPGAFDSRRRQYAAVELLASLARRGESGLVVLGVTGADLFAPRLNFVFGMADRTAGTAVISLHRLTPDFYGEAPDPVLARERAAKEAIHEIGHVLGLDHCTSNGCIMRFSSAIMDTDEKGPGFCGRCSAKLGPLAAPE; encoded by the coding sequence ATGAAGCCCTCGTTGCTGATAACGATATTTGACGACGATCCGGAGAATGGTGGTTTTGGCGGGATAGCGAAGCTCCTGGAAGCCCTGGGCGAAGCCGCAACCCGGGCTTTCGGATTCGCAGTCTCACAGGGATCACCAGAGCCGCTGCCGCCTGGCGCATTCGACAGCCGCCGCCGTCAGTATGCCGCCGTTGAGCTTCTGGCGTCTCTTGCCCGGAGGGGCGAAAGCGGGCTGGTTGTCCTCGGCGTGACCGGCGCGGACCTGTTCGCACCGCGGCTCAATTTTGTCTTTGGGATGGCCGATCGCACGGCCGGGACTGCCGTCATATCACTTCATCGCCTGACTCCGGATTTCTACGGGGAGGCCCCCGATCCGGTCCTGGCGCGCGAACGAGCCGCCAAGGAGGCAATCCACGAAATCGGCCACGTGCTCGGCCTGGACCATTGCACGAGCAACGGCTGCATCATGCGTTTTTCCAGCGCGATCATGGATACCGACGAGAAGGGTCCTGGTTTTTGTGGCCGCTGTTCGGCGAAGCTCGGGCCGCTCGCAGCGCCAGAGTGA
- a CDS encoding 4Fe-4S dicluster domain-containing protein — translation MNSRESENQEIPGLAGVQAIPELLAWLRGISARQRLYIPADKGGNRIFEEFGLSDGPVLNQLQERTVLPVKKLFLPPSEILFDFSHEVIRPPAEPEDIVVFGLHVCELSADSLLTANMANDRPDFPYLSRRDRGLTIGVTCQRSPGCFCEKTGHDHVSPGSFDLFLDLGEPGRPRLLAGSDAGRELAAAAPFVLEEAAQEITAPPASNPERWPLESLPERIHDSFGAVMWDELAARCLGCGNCTIVCPLCYCFYTRDETELDPAMGRRLRLWDSCQLLAFARVAGGHNFREARSERIWYRFSHKFMRTQQTFGAPGCSGCGACFHFCPVGIDPRQVIAGVLEVTKKSYEE, via the coding sequence ATGAACAGCAGAGAGTCAGAGAATCAAGAAATACCAGGCCTTGCCGGCGTGCAGGCGATTCCGGAGCTGCTCGCCTGGCTACGGGGGATTTCCGCCCGTCAGCGCCTGTATATCCCAGCGGATAAAGGCGGAAACCGCATTTTCGAGGAATTCGGCCTGAGCGACGGGCCCGTCCTCAACCAGCTCCAGGAGAGGACCGTGCTGCCCGTCAAAAAGCTGTTCCTGCCACCTTCGGAGATATTATTCGATTTCAGCCACGAAGTAATACGGCCGCCGGCTGAGCCTGAGGATATAGTCGTTTTCGGTCTTCATGTCTGCGAGCTTTCAGCGGACAGTCTGCTCACCGCCAATATGGCCAACGACCGGCCTGATTTCCCTTATCTCTCCAGAAGAGACCGTGGTCTCACAATAGGAGTGACCTGTCAGCGCTCTCCAGGCTGTTTTTGCGAGAAGACCGGGCACGACCATGTGAGCCCGGGCAGCTTTGACCTCTTCCTCGACCTGGGCGAGCCCGGGCGGCCGCGGCTGCTTGCCGGTAGCGACGCCGGGCGCGAGCTTGCCGCGGCTGCGCCTTTCGTCCTGGAGGAAGCCGCTCAAGAGATCACGGCGCCCCCAGCCTCGAATCCGGAACGCTGGCCACTGGAAAGCCTGCCAGAGAGGATACACGACTCCTTCGGCGCGGTCATGTGGGATGAACTGGCGGCGCGATGCCTCGGCTGCGGTAACTGCACGATCGTCTGCCCGCTTTGCTACTGCTTCTATACCCGCGATGAGACGGAACTGGATCCCGCGATGGGCAGAAGGCTGCGTCTCTGGGACTCCTGCCAGTTGCTCGCCTTCGCCCGGGTGGCTGGCGGCCACAACTTCCGCGAAGCCCGGTCTGAGCGCATCTGGTACCGCTTTTCCCACAAGTTCATGCGCACCCAGCAGACGTTTGGCGCCCCCGGATGCAGTGGCTGCGGTGCCTGCTTCCACTTCTGCCCCGTGGGCATCGATCCAAGGCAGGTAATCGCCGGAGTCCTGGAAGTGACTAAAAAGTCTTATGAGGAGTGA
- a CDS encoding 2-oxoacid:ferredoxin oxidoreductase subunit beta has protein sequence MFRKKVKPVSELEEFRGQNPAWCPGCGNLQILRAFKLAMVELGIKPHELTIVSGIGQAGKFPHYTRCNTFNGLHGRTLPVAQAIHLVNHDMRVLAVAGDGDCYGEGGNHLLHAMRRNLDVTVFVHDNQVYGLTKGQASPTTDEGMVTGTQPFGVLYEPMNPMALAVAMDCSFVARGFSGNQEQLQKLMQAALEHKGFALIDILQNCVTFNKLNTFQWYKERCYPVGPEHDSSDREAAFRMALEFGDRIPTGIIYRHPRHTLEEALPEIANREPLVHQPFSQEDVAGELERYY, from the coding sequence ATGTTCCGGAAGAAGGTGAAGCCGGTGTCTGAGCTGGAGGAATTCCGCGGCCAGAACCCTGCCTGGTGCCCCGGGTGCGGCAACCTGCAGATCCTAAGGGCATTCAAACTGGCGATGGTCGAGCTGGGGATCAAGCCCCATGAACTGACGATCGTCTCGGGCATCGGCCAGGCCGGCAAGTTCCCCCACTACACCCGCTGCAACACATTCAACGGTCTCCACGGGAGGACGCTGCCAGTCGCTCAGGCCATCCATCTTGTCAATCACGATATGCGGGTGCTGGCCGTCGCTGGTGACGGCGACTGTTACGGCGAGGGCGGCAACCACCTGCTCCACGCCATGCGCCGCAACCTGGATGTCACTGTTTTCGTCCATGACAACCAGGTCTATGGACTTACCAAGGGACAGGCTTCGCCTACGACCGATGAAGGGATGGTCACCGGCACCCAGCCATTCGGAGTGTTGTATGAACCGATGAACCCGATGGCGCTGGCTGTGGCTATGGACTGCAGTTTCGTGGCCCGCGGTTTTTCCGGAAACCAGGAGCAGCTACAGAAACTGATGCAGGCCGCCCTCGAGCACAAGGGATTCGCCTTGATTGACATACTTCAGAATTGTGTGACGTTCAACAAGCTAAACACTTTCCAGTGGTACAAAGAGCGCTGCTATCCAGTCGGTCCCGAACACGACTCTTCAGACCGTGAGGCCGCATTCAGGATGGCCCTCGAGTTCGGAGACCGGATTCCTACCGGCATCATCTACCGGCACCCGCGCCACACCCTCGAAGAAGCCCTGCCAGAGATAGCCAACCGCGAACCGCTGGTACACCAGCCGTTCTCCCAGGAAGATGTGGCAGGAGAGCTGGAACGCTACTATTAG
- a CDS encoding rubrerythrin has translation MDVIKLMEQAIENERHAREMYREGAEAAEDPETRSIFEQLARWEEDHERILRERLATLKLIRGQQ, from the coding sequence TTGGACGTGATCAAGCTAATGGAACAGGCGATTGAAAACGAGCGTCATGCCCGGGAGATGTACCGCGAGGGCGCGGAAGCGGCCGAAGATCCGGAGACCCGGTCGATCTTCGAACAGCTGGCCCGCTGGGAGGAGGATCACGAAAGGATCCTGCGGGAACGCCTGGCGACGTTGAAACTTATCAGGGGGCAGCAGTAA
- a CDS encoding phosphoadenosine phosphosulfate reductase family protein: MGSEESKSWTLEQKEEKSLEIIREALERYPGRLATTFTGGKDSLVVLHLFKRAGDGKVPVPVLNLDTTVKFKEALDFRDRIANEWDLDLIITTNEAGLKEIKLAEDHEKCCLVMKATAINMAVDEHGWKALATGVRWDEQPARINEEYFSERPEHTRVQPILHFSELDIWAYIEKYKLPYCELYDQGYRSLGCEPCTQKSDKPRGEGWEREGRSQEKEEIMGQLRELGYF, encoded by the coding sequence ATGGGTAGTGAAGAAAGCAAGAGCTGGACACTGGAACAGAAGGAAGAAAAGAGCCTGGAAATCATACGCGAGGCGCTTGAGCGCTATCCCGGCAGGCTGGCCACGACCTTCACCGGCGGCAAGGATTCCCTGGTAGTGCTGCATCTGTTCAAGCGTGCCGGTGACGGTAAGGTGCCCGTACCGGTCCTGAACCTGGATACGACGGTCAAATTCAAGGAAGCCCTGGATTTTCGTGATCGCATCGCCAACGAATGGGATCTCGATCTAATCATCACCACCAATGAAGCCGGACTCAAGGAGATAAAGCTGGCCGAGGATCACGAGAAATGCTGTCTGGTGATGAAAGCGACGGCTATTAACATGGCGGTCGACGAGCACGGCTGGAAAGCGCTCGCGACAGGTGTTCGCTGGGACGAGCAGCCTGCCCGCATCAACGAGGAATATTTTTCCGAACGTCCTGAACATACTCGCGTGCAACCAATCCTGCACTTCAGCGAGCTGGATATCTGGGCTTATATCGAAAAATATAAGCTTCCATACTGTGAGCTATATGACCAGGGATACCGGAGCCTCGGTTGTGAACCATGCACCCAGAAGAGTGACAAACCGCGTGGCGAAGGCTGGGAGCGCGAAGGCCGCTCCCAGGAAAAGGAAGAGATCATGGGCCAGTTGCGCGAGCTGGGATATTTCTAG
- a CDS encoding Ni/Fe hydrogenase subunit alpha: MPVYGKKSSNDSLPPLKIRLEHVTRIEGHASLSVMLADGRVHSARLKYEEGARLFEGLLRGRKYFDAPTITSRICGVCPSVHNITAIKAMEGILDIQVDPVTEKLRRLMILAQWIQSHSLHAFFLALPDYLGAESAITMARDHPEDVASALILKKLGNDMVYAIGGRAVHPITTMIGGFSNLPPASRLVDMRQRLQAALPEATRLARLTGSLEVPDFSRKTTYLALQRPDEYAYYDGEVCSSEGYCSTPEDFCSTLREEIKPNMAAKAGLHEGKGFFTGALARVNLSGELLDETAGSILADSGHTFPSSNTFLNTFCQTVELVHALTLSLKLINELLSGDLEAAIVPVEPRAGTGVAATEAPRGTLYHSYTLDGEGLITDDNIITPTAQNLTNIEEDIDRFVDDRRDWEATRLIEGIERLVRAYDPCVSCATH; this comes from the coding sequence ATGCCCGTATACGGCAAGAAGTCCTCAAATGACTCCCTGCCGCCATTGAAAATCAGGCTCGAACATGTCACCCGCATCGAGGGGCACGCTTCCCTATCAGTGATGCTGGCGGACGGGCGGGTCCATTCGGCGAGACTGAAGTATGAGGAGGGGGCCCGCCTCTTCGAAGGCCTGCTTCGCGGCCGCAAATATTTCGACGCTCCCACGATCACCTCACGCATCTGTGGCGTCTGCCCGTCAGTCCACAACATCACCGCGATCAAGGCGATGGAGGGGATCCTGGATATCCAGGTGGACCCGGTGACCGAGAAACTCCGGCGGCTGATGATCCTGGCCCAGTGGATCCAGAGCCACTCCCTGCACGCGTTCTTCCTGGCTCTGCCCGACTACCTGGGAGCTGAGAGCGCCATAACCATGGCCAGGGACCATCCGGAAGATGTGGCCTCGGCGCTGATCCTCAAGAAGCTTGGCAATGACATGGTGTACGCCATCGGCGGGCGGGCGGTGCACCCGATCACGACCATGATCGGCGGCTTCAGCAACCTTCCTCCGGCGAGTAGGCTGGTGGATATGCGCCAGCGGCTGCAGGCGGCCCTGCCCGAGGCGACGCGGCTGGCGAGGCTGACCGGCTCGCTGGAAGTGCCCGACTTCTCGCGTAAGACCACATACCTGGCCCTGCAGCGCCCCGACGAGTACGCCTATTACGACGGCGAGGTCTGTTCCAGCGAAGGTTATTGTTCCACTCCGGAAGATTTCTGTTCGACGCTCCGTGAGGAGATCAAACCCAACATGGCGGCAAAAGCCGGTCTGCACGAAGGCAAGGGCTTCTTCACCGGAGCCCTGGCCCGGGTGAACCTCAGTGGGGAGCTCCTGGATGAGACCGCCGGCTCGATACTCGCGGACTCCGGCCACACATTCCCCAGCAGTAACACGTTTCTGAATACTTTCTGCCAGACCGTGGAACTGGTGCACGCGCTGACTCTCTCCCTGAAGCTCATCAATGAACTTCTGTCAGGAGACCTTGAAGCGGCAATCGTCCCGGTAGAACCCAGAGCGGGCACCGGCGTCGCGGCGACCGAGGCGCCACGGGGGACTCTCTACCATTCATACACGCTGGACGGCGAGGGACTGATCACGGATGACAACATAATCACTCCCACGGCTCAGAACCTCACCAATATTGAGGAAGACATCGACCGGTTCGTCGACGACCGCCGCGACTGGGAGGCTACCCGGCTGATCGAGGGCATCGAACGGCTGGTCCGCGCCTATGATCCCTGCGTCTCCTGCGCTACGCACTGA